GAGACTTGCCGAAGACTTCGAGTCGGCCATGCTCTAAGTCGACGTCGCCCCACGTCAGCCCGTCACGGTGGTTGTCATTCGGATCACGAAAGCACTCGGCTCCCCGAAGCCCAAGTTCGGCCAGCAAGACAACAATGGTTCGGTCGCGGTAAGCACGCTCGAGCGAGACGCTGATCGTTTCCTCACGAGCCATGCTAATTCGTTCGTCCGCGTAGGCGATAAGTTGTTTTCGCTGTTCGGGTGTCCAGAACTGGGTGTCTCGAGTCGGTGTGTCTTCGGGCAGGAACTCTTCGGCCGCTTCGGTATCGGCTGGGTTGGTGTCAAGTTTGCCGTCGCGTACACAAAACGACAGGAACGCGCGAATGTATCGAAAATAAGTGTTCGCTGTCGAGCCGGCGATTTCATTGTCGATGTACTCGGTTCGCAACTCGAGGCCGTAATCACGCAGATCGTCGTCAGTCAGTTCGTCGACGGCGTCAATTCCCTGGGACACACAGTACTCCGCAAAGTCCTCGAGCGGTGGTCGCATCGCTGTGCGACTAGCGCCGGATTCGAGTTTCTTCGTGAGATAGCGTTCGACCGCGTCCTTGACGGTCGTATCCGTGGGGTTTCGGCCTCGAGATTCGGTCCTAACCCCAGAATTTCCTGAATCCATGATTGTCACTGTGGGGTACAGCGTCGCCCCACGTAAATCTACTTGGTTAAACTGGCCTTTGACCAAGTAAGACCTATATCGTTTCTACCGTCTGTTTGTGGTAGTTTCAAGCCCTCTACCCCAAATATAGCATTTTATACACCATATAGTGCTATATAAAATACCCCACTCGATCACTAGAAATGAATCGGACAGAAACAAACGTCTGACGCGTTCTCGAGTGTGTGCTGCTGAGAAGTGTCCTACAACACAAGCCATTCGCTGGTGCCACCAGAACATTTTACTGCATGGTAGTGCTATCTCGAGTTGGTAGAGCGCCGGTGCCCGAGTGCGTACTCGGAGACCGGTTCCTCAGAGAACGATACCGATTACGAGAGCGATTGCTGTACCAATTGCTGTCGCCACTCGAGGACCAGCGGCAATCTCAAGTTGAATTGAGAGTGTTGACTGATTCGCCCACCTTGGGTTCGAGTAGCCGCCTGATTCGTCGGCGCAATCGCTGTTGTGGTTGTCGTCACTCATGATCGAATGTCGGATGGAGGACGGGGGCTTGGTAGAGCGCCGGTGTCCGCCCGCCAACGACAATATCTGGGTACACGCGTCCCACACAAAAAGCCACCCTTTACGCGTATAAAGCGGACGTATTTTCCGGATTCCATTTTAGAGGTAAGGGAAGTGGAGTTTGAAAATTAAGTCCGGTCTTTACTAACAGGATATTTCATGGCGGTCGCCACTGGCAGGGTGTAGATAGTAGACGTATTCGCGTGGTCAGCGGGTACTACGACCGTCATCCCTCGATCCGTTGCCGATGCAACAGCGCCTCTTTGATCGATAGTCCGTCTAACCGGCGATTTCATCTGCCAGTTGGTAGGCCCGGCCCTCCCGGTGTGGGTTTGCGTCGTACCAATTCGCGTTGTATTCGACGAGCGATTCAACGATCAACAAGTCTTCTTGAAAGGTTCGGTCGGACATCACCGCGTTTGGCCGTGTTATCGGGTATAATGTCTTGATAAGGTTGATCGGTTACTCGAGGCCGTCGACAACGGTGTCTTTCATGGCGCGGAATCGCTTGCCCCGATTGTCGTAGAAGTTCACTCGCCGGAGTTGCGGGATAACGATTGCGTATCCCTTCGGTGGCGAACCCGACAACGAGTACACGACACTCCCGACAGTGCCGTGGTCGTCAGTCCGTTCGTTCTTAACGGGTTCGCGACTCGAATTGTCGCCGCCGTAGTGACTCGAGAGTTTTTCGCGTATGTCCGCCTCAGTGAATGTGTCCATGGAATAGGCATGTTCCGTGATGAGTTTAAATTTCTGCAATAGTGGTGAAAGTAAAACAAGTTCGAGAGCCACACCTTTGACCTCCGAATCCGTAGCCTCGAGCAATCAGAACCAGCATGGCTGAACAGGTTGAATCCCACGACGAGAACGATACCGACGAACTAACGGGTAGTGTCGACGAGGTTCCCGACGACAAAACAGTCGAATGGGGCGAGGTACAGTGGGTCGGACTCTTCGGACTCATTTCGAGTTATTTTGTCTTTTCTGGGTCAATTGCGCTGTTCCAATATCTCGACTGGATTGGGATTGCACCGATGATTGCGTCAGCCGTCGAGCCACTCCCCGAAGCCGTTATCGGCATTCTCGGTGTCATCTCACTGTTTGTGAATTTTGTATTGATGGGGCTACTGCTCTGGAATGCAGAGTTTGTAAAGAATTGGCTCGAAGAGAATACGACGTTATAGATCGATTCAACGCCGCTGGGCGCTGACAGCCGATTCTTCCGTTTTCGTGCAAGCTCGAGACCTATCTCGAGGTCGTTGAGCGGGACGGCACGAAATACGTCCGTACCGAAGCGAACGACACTGAAGACGACAACCGAGCTCCCGGTAGTACCCAGCGTGTCGATACCCGCAGCCCCTATCGCCATGAATGCCCAACGGTCGAGGTCGAACGTACGATCGGGCGCCATATGCCACACTTTCACATCCAATGTCAAAGGCGCTATTTCGTCGGGGGTGAGCGTCAGTAGCGCCTGTATGTCGTGTGGCAGGCCGTAGGGGGACGTGGGGATGCAGAACTTCGGTCATTTCACCATGAAGAAAAGCACACCACTCAACAGAGTCCCAATCGGCCATCGCGCCCAACTTGAGGGCCGACACCGTTAGTCGCCAGCTGGAAATACGTTAGTTATTTTATATGGATTAATATCAAGAATTGAAATAATCAGAGCCATACTCACCTTCATTGTCCAATATCAAGTTGAGAAATTGTTCCTCAGTGATTTCACCATCTTGATAGGACTCTGCCCATCCATGTTCGATTCCATAGAACCCTATTGGGTCTTCGTAAATGATTATTTTTACAACAAGAATGTCTGGAGAATCGTACTCGTAATCATCTCCAGCATAAAAACCGCTATAAAAACCCGCCACATGTGATGCCTCTGATATTAAAAGATCATCAGTAGCATCTACCGCTTCTGTTCCAACAGTTAACAGACCTATATTTTGGTCATCAACTTCATAGTCATAGATAGGGAACGGTGTTTCTTCGTCAAGGAATTCTGGAAACATCTCATGGGCCGTTTCAGTTGCCCAATCCTTATCTACTTCAAGATTATCCGATTTATCCTGAACTTCAGAATTGTTTTCATCACCATCAGACATGCATCCACCGAGGAGCGCTAACCCAGTGAGTCCACTGAGAACCTCACGTCGACGCATCCAAATCATTGGTTCTCCCCCTTTCTAATACAAAGAGTTCATTTTGTGCTCCCTTGGCACCACTATACTCATCAGTTGATCGCTGTACTTTACTGCTATAGGTCAGCATACAGGAATCTAACAGACCAAAGACAAAGTAACTAACACTAAGACAACTGGAATGACGTTCCAGACATGTGATCAGTGTTAGTATTATTCATACGGAAAACACCGACCACCTGTTAATTAAGGTAGTTGGAAGGTATTCTCAAGCGGACAGAATGGTTCCAGCACGCAGATCATGCTTCGTTGCAAGCAACACTCGAACTCAACCGTGACACTGGTTGATTGCTCCGCCGCAATTTTCGCGACCACTGGAAGGAGACTAACGCACTCTTTCTGAGTCGTTTGAGCGATCGCTTGACCCCTCCTCCGCTCGTTCCAGTGCCTCAACGAGGCTACCGCTGTCCTGATCATGGACCTGTCTCGCCGACCGACCGCCAACACGGAGGGCGTGCGCGTGCGTTTGTGTGTACCAAAAACAGCTGTGGACATACCGTGACGAATACGACTGTCGAGTTTCGACGCGAGGTATTCGGACTCGAGTACACGATTATCAGCGGTTTCAAGCGTGAGAACGATGAGTGACCCATTCGAGACTGCGTAGCTGGCGGCGATATCCGATAGTGTTTTGAAACTGGTTTGTGAACTAACTGATTGGCGTGCGAAAGGCTCACTTCGGCCCTCTGTGTTCGTATTTCACTCGCAAAAGCGGGGTACGGTTCGTGTGTTCTATGCTTGAGTCGGATGTTTCACTACGGTGAGTTAGATATCCTCACCCCACTCGCGAAGGATTTCCTCAGCGTCGTCGATATTTTCCATCCCGGCGCGGTAGATCGCTTCCCGAACGTCGAACTTGTAAATGTCGTCGCCGAACCGGTCCTCAACTTCGCGACGGGCGTCTTTCTCTGCTCCATTGGTGTCGCTATAGAGCAAGAGTTGGTGTGACCTACGCCGCCCATCTTTCAGCGAGTTGCGTCGGACAAGCCGGGGAGTATCCTCTGTGATTTTGTTTTCTACGTCCCCGTTCAGTAACGCCTCGCCGAATTACCTTGATGGAATTACAAGATGTTTCCACACGAATCCACAGTAATTAATCAAACAATCGAGATTATGGAGAAGAAATTCTAACTCATCATCTCGACAACATCAGTTCGATAAGCCTCTATACAAACTGTGTCCCCAATATCAAACATGTGATTAGTAGTTTTTTGTTGTGTTTTTTCCATATCTACATATATTGTCCCGCTAGGGATTTTAGCGCAAATACCAATCGTATCATCCAAATCAGACCATGATGGTTGTTTGATGAATTCAATTATATCTCCGACATATTGTTGTGTCGACTTGCTTCCTCCTTTTACCAATGGTTTTTGATCACTTTGCGAGATACTGTTAGCTCTGGCAACGACCTTTAGCTGCACTTGATCACCAATCTGGTCAGATGATAAAACTGGAACAGTTCCATCAAACACATTTAATTCATCTCCATTATTCAGTTTTACAACGACAGTCTGAGTATACACTGTCTCT
Above is a window of Natronolimnobius baerhuensis DNA encoding:
- a CDS encoding tyrosine-type recombinase/integrase, with amino-acid sequence MDSGNSGVRTESRGRNPTDTTVKDAVERYLTKKLESGASRTAMRPPLEDFAEYCVSQGIDAVDELTDDDLRDYGLELRTEYIDNEIAGSTANTYFRYIRAFLSFCVRDGKLDTNPADTEAAEEFLPEDTPTRDTQFWTPEQRKQLIAYADERISMAREETISVSLERAYRDRTIVVLLAELGLRGAECFRDPNDNHRDGLTWGDVDLEHGRLEVFGKSRKYETVGLTEAAHGALARLERIQEPPISEWPLFPTGHTASKYQAVEDATGDRPATGTDIDAVCREKQVAPPSITKEAGRQILKQLTHEAGIELEGDADYLQPHGARRALGAELYKKGHSELAQSALRHSSIETTHEAYSDIKAEDVAESIDEVRE